In Labrus bergylta chromosome 5, fLabBer1.1, whole genome shotgun sequence, the genomic window gacctggtcctgatcctagctaacaggtcatcacactgagacctggtcctgatcctagctaacaggtcgtcagactgagacctggtcctgatcctagctaacaggtcttcagactgagacctggtcctgatcctagctaacaggtcatcagactgagacctggtactgatcctagctaacaggtcatcagactgagacctggtactgatcctagctaacaggtcatcagactgagacctggtactgatcctaacaggtcatcaaactgggacctggtactgatcctagctaacaggtcatcagaccgagacctggtcctgatcctagctaacaggtcatcagactgagacctggtactgatcctaacaggtcatcaaactgggacctggtactgatcctagctaacaggtcatcagaccgagacctggtcctgatcctagctaacaggtcatcagactgagacctggtactgatcctagctaacaggtcatcagaccgagacctggtcctgatcctagctaacaggtcatgagattgagacctggtactgatcctaacaggtcatcagactgagacctggtccttatcctagctaacaggtcatcagaccgggacctggtactgatctctaacctttgacctctgacctgtcaGCTGTTCTCCCACCAGCTCCACCACGGTCTGTCGGTGCATCAGCTCCCAGAGTCCGTCAGTCGCCAGGACCAGAAACTTGTCGGAGGGTCTGATTCTGTGTCGGGTGACCTCAGGTTGGGCGCTCAGGTAGGGCGGGGTCAGGTAATGCAGGGTGGAAGTCCGGACCGCCTCACTGACCACCGACATCAAGTCCGGTCGGGTTTCATAAACCCGGTTCAACGTCTCTGCGCTCCATTTGAAGCGGACGTCACCGAATGCCCTGAACGGCAGCAGCAGACCCAGCAGGCGGTCGTGACGGACCACCGTCCTCCACTCCGATGGCGGATGTTCTCCCAGAATCCTTTGCAGCTCATCCGGGTTCTGTGCATTATGGTCATTGCTGAGGCTGACCGCCGACCAGCTCCCGTCTGACTCCTGGACGCCGAGGACGGCCCGGCTGTCTCCCAGGTTGGCCACGTGCAGGACGCCATTGGAGATGTGGGTGACACAGGCCGTGCAGCCTGACAGCGCCACGCGGAGCGGTGAGGACACAGACAGTCCCTCCCCGGGAAGAGACAAACGCCTGCTGATGAGGAAAGACAAATAACCACATGACTCACCTTTGAACTCTTGAGATCTTTCTGAGTTACACATGATCTTTAACTTTGAACAGAATGAGGACCTGGGTGAGGACATGGACAGGTGGACTTGGGCCTCCACAGAAATGTCGTAGTCAAGACGACGAAAAGCGTTGACCAGCGCCGACGTCACCCTCCCACAatcctgcagccaatcagagcagaggagattttaactacttttatttcataattaccattttaaaaagtgaagatTGAAGATTTCTTCAAACTTTGAAACATGAAACTAAAATCTAGACGCTGAAATGTTTGAAACCTCCAAACGAAACCAACATGCATGTGCAGTTCCTCAAACGGCCACTAGAGGCGGACTTCAAAAGTGAGTCGATCCCCATAGATCCCCATGTTAAAATCCCTAACCGTATAAACAATGGTTGTGACGTCACACACTGGATACTCGACTGCGTAATTGAAGCCTCAAGATCACCATCTGGTCACCGCCATGTTGGATTTCTGGAGACAGAAGTGACTTGGTAGGGCTGTAAACGACTTGTTTTACCACTTTAGTCTAGTCTGCAAGTCCCCGTCGGACCACATGGTTCCTCATAACCATTTACTGTTTTTCTACCACATGTCTGAACCTGTTTACCTCCTCcggctccgcctcctcctcttcctcttcatcctcgtCCTCCAGACGCTCCTGCCAGTAGTGTCGgaggctgtggaagaagctcgCTCCTCCGTCGGGATGATCCTGGGGGTATTTGTGCCACTCCAGCAGCGGCGGTACGGCCCGTTCCTCTTCCACGGCCTGTTCGAGCTCGGCCAGTGTCCTCAGTGGCAGCGTTGCCACGGCGATGTAATAGAGGAGTCTCTGACTGACAGCGTGAGCGCACGCTGGACCAGCGTGACCGTCAAACACGCCAAAGAGCACACCGCCGCGGCCTGGAAGGCAGGTGGCGCTGCTCCGACGGTCCTCGCCAGGGTGGTTGGATGGCAACATGTTACTATGGAAACCAAGAACCCCATGGGATGCGGGGCCTCGGGGGAGGGTGTGGCTATACTCGTTGGCCTGGCAACAGAAGACAGTCAGTCAGATCAGatctttgagctttttttttttttacctttaaaaagAATCTCACCTTTAGGATGCGGCTGATCTGAGCTGGACTCATTGGTCCCACCTCCTGCTCTGCCCTGTACTTCCTGCTCCCACTGCCTGCTGGGTAATGGAGTCTGGGGAGCTCAGGGGGCGgcgcagaggaggagagatagCAGCACTGATGAAGCTCAAACCTGCAACGACCAGTGAGGGCTCCTGTCCGTCCCAGCATGGCTGCTCACCTGGAGAACCAGCAGGAGAACCAGCAGTAGAACCAGCAGGAGAACCACCAGGAGAACCAGCAGGAGAACCAGCAGAAGAACCAGAAAAACCAGCAGGAGAACCAGCAGGAGAACCAGCAGGAGAACCAGCAGGAGAACCAGCAGGAACGGTCTCACCTGTGCACTTTGCTCAGTCGTCACATGGAAACGTTTTTGTCCTGAAACAGAGAACAGCTGATTCATGTTTCCCTCCACGTTTAGGCTTTGAGTAAGTCATTAACAAGTTAATGAAGTGAAAAACTCACCGAGTGTTTGTTGAGGTGTTTTCTTTCCCTCGTTACCTGTTTGATTAAATCCTCAGGCAGGTAAAAAGTGGGCAAACTTCCCTTCCCCTCGACAGATCGTCTCTTTCCACAGAGgtcatgacctcttcatgtcAGGTGTGCAGTTGAAGGTTGTTTATGCTTTTCCGTCAGTCTGTGACCTTTGACCGCTTCATAACTCAGTCAGTAATCAGTAATCCATAAACCTGGAGCGGCTCCctgtgaagccccgccccccttcTCTGTGACTGAACTCAGTCAAGCTGTGAAActctgagaggaagaaagaagctgtttgaggaggttttaaGTCCaccccccacatggccgttttggacgccccttggtttgccagatatgagagcagttatcagggcACGATCATCGCGCTCCTCCTCTCTAGTCCGTTTCAGACCGCCGTTTCAAACCGTGTTATTAACACCCTGAGACGTGTCGCCTTCAGTCTAAATGTCCGGGAGCAGCAGGGgagaacagctgtgtgtgtgcgcacgtctgaatgtgtgtgtaagtgaatCTCCTGGTGTGTTGTGCTTCTGCAACTCTGAACGACTGGGACGCCAATATTACGCCGtcaaagacgtgatgacagcTGAGCTTAGCAATCTGAAAATGGCggctgtctgtccctcttcacactgctcctcctctgATGTGATGGAAACCCAAAACCGCCAGAATAACTAAATACACATCTGTGTGTACttatctgtgttttatgtcattTCTCATGAACACGTTTTGCAGCTGAATGTTAATAAAAGTGCCTGTGTGACATTTGGTCCATGTGGGTTTGACTTATAactgactttgtgtttgttatttctttaCAGAAGAAGTATCGAGATATACATCGTGCATCGCCATttagaaacaacattttaagaTATGAGTTGTGTCAGTGTCAGCGACATCTTTGGGTACTCGCTCATATCTCTCCAAGGAcagcaaacatttttataattgttgtttttgtaattgttgttgttattataaTTATCTTTGAAGTTGTTGACGTAGTTATCATTTTTATTACACCAAAACGTTTTGTTGTTATCCATTTGTAAAGATCTTTGACATTTCCCACGGTACCTGAAGGCAGCAGAACTTGCgcgttccagtgtgtgtgtgtgtgtgtgtgtgtgtgtgtgtgtgtgtgtgtgtgtgtgtgtgtgtgtgtgtgtgtgtgtgtgtgtgtgtgtgtgtgtgtgtgtgtgtgtgtgtgtgtgtgtgtgtgtgtgtgtgtgtgtgtgtgtgtgtgtgtgtgtgtgtgtgtgtgtgtgtgtgtgtgtgtgagagagagagtgagagagtgagagagtgagagagtgagagagtgagagagtgagagagtgagtgagtgagtgagtgagtgagtgcaaacaaacaaacaaacaaacaaacaggtccGGGGTCTGAGGTGAGTTTCACGCTCCGGTCAATAATCCGACCTTTTCTCCCCACAACAGGCTCCCCGCCGCCGGGCTGCTGTGTCACTCTGCCCCGCTGTGAATCATCCCCCCTGCAGGAGCAGATgtgggacgccatcgatgggactccagcgccccctgcaggaacagacgagtacgccatcgatgggactccagcgccccctgcaggaacagatggggacgccattgatgggactccagcgccccctgcaggaacagacgggggacgccatcgatgggactccagcgccccctgcaggaacagatgggtacgtcatcgatgggactccagcgccccctgcaggaacagatgggtacgtcatcgatgggactccagcgccccctgtagGGACAGACgtgggacgccatcgatgggactccagcgccccctgcaggaacagacgtgggacgccatcgatgggactccagcgccccctgcaggaacagacgggggacgccatcgatgggactccagcgccccctgcagggacagatggagatgccatcgatgggactccagcgccccctgcaggaacagacgggtacgccatcgatgggactccagcgccccctgcaggaacagacggggacCGCCATCGATGGAACGAAGGTTTTGGCTCTTAAACTACCTGCCCACCTCCGACATTCAGGACAAATCTTGGCTGTCCGCAGCATCGTCTGTCAAATGGAGAAAATCTCCCGCTGTTAGAGACGTGTGTGAAAAAGCAGGCAGATTTTGACTTAAGTGACATCACTCGAGGCTCTCTCAGACTTCACACAGCTTCTTTTGGAGATACTTAGGGCTTAATTCTAAAAAAATCCAGAAGTCTGTAACACCTGAAAACACGCTGACTCAGGGATTACACTCTACAGCAGGGGTGGGCGACTGGcagcccgggggccacatgctaTAACTGtgggaataataataataataataaacccttttttattattacattattattaactACAGGTAAACTTCTATGATTGGCTGAGTGATGTTTCAGGTAAACTGATGCTAACAGTAATGCCACAGGTGTGTTGATACAGCCACAGGTGAGCACGTATCGTTACCTCAATGATGACGACTATAACGAGTAGTCGAGTAATCGTAGCCATGGTTAGTTCTGCTCAGTGTTTTTTCTACTTGCTGGTTTCACAGTGAAACCAGTTTGACCAGTGTTAGCAGTGTTAGCAGTGTTAGCACcagctgtgtttctgcaggtgtgGGGAGATCGGCCACGTGGCGGTGCACTGCAGCAAGGCGTCCGAGCTGAACTGCTACAACTGCGGGAAGTCAGGTCACCTGGCCAAGGAGTGCACCATCGAGGCCACCGCCTGAACCCAGACCGTGACCTCGctctcttttatctcttctttctttctctttactCGGTCCCTGCTATCCTCCTCTTCTCATTGGTCTGCGGTCCTGTCAGTCAGACTCACAGCAGCTAATCAGAGCAGACGGAGGAACACAGAAGGGAGCGGACAcgataaaacaaaaacaactttcttcttagtttgaaaaagaaagggaACACATTTGTGATTGTAGTTTGATAGCAGTGTCTTTGTTTATAATCCTTTCTGCCCAGCCGATTGGCTGAGACAGTAGAGTGATATAAGTTAAGCCCCTCCTCACAGTTCTAaagtgggcggggcttaaaCAGAGGGGGAAAAGTGACGGAAGTTTCTTTCTTCCAACGTGGTGATTAAAactttactttctttttctggACAAAACAAAGTTCCTCTGACAGAAACGTGATTGGCTCCGACTCcagcaaacagccaatcacCTCGCAGGTCTGACCACAGCAACGCAACATGGAGAAGaaagagccaatcagagcgcGTCACACAGACGATAAAAGGAACATTAATTTGAACTATTTAAGAGTTGCTCTTTGTTGCTGTTTGGACCTCACGGAGCGACTTCCCGACGGAGACAAATCACCACGACGACAACGTTAAAACAcgttttaaagaaatgattttaAGTTTGGACCGAAGAGAATGTTTTCACActaaaaaaatccaaatgttatttttgtacaATAAATCACTTTAGAGCTACTATAAAAATGTCATTCGGTTGTACTGCAGCCTGTAAGTTTTATCTGACAATAAAAACacggaggaggatgaagagacaAACTTCTGTCTGTTCCATTtatttcacaacaacacagaaaaagttcagaaatgttttattcaacaggTTGATCACAAACAAGTCATCAACAAtaagctggagaggtgccaggttaCTTCCGGAGCACTGCTGAGGTTCCCTTGAGCAAGCTCAGgagggcagccccctcactctgacttctctccattagtgcatgtccacagagtcctgtttgtgcatgtgagaTATctattaatatataataatagaTATTAATagatatatattaatatataataatgatatatatatattaatatatattattatatattaatagagatatatattaatatataataatgatatatatattaatatatattattatatattaatatataataatgatatatatattaatatatattattatatattaatatataataatagaTATTAATagatatatattaatatataataatgatatatatattaatatatattattatatattaatagagatatatattaatatataataatgatatatatattaatatatattattatatattaatatataataatgatatatatattaatatatattattatatattaatatataataatgatatatatattaatatatattattatatattaatatataataatatatattaatagagatatatattaatatataataatgatatatatattaatatatattattatatattaatatataataatatatatatattattatatattaatatataataaaaataaaataataaaatgtaggTCCACGTtttcacaaaacacatgtaCTGTGTATGTAGTCACATTCACACTGTCACATTCGTGTGAATAGAAAATAGCGCCTGACGTCATCTCCTCCAGCAGGGGCGGTAATGAGCCAATTAAGATCCCGCgaagaagaaacaggaagaacTCGGTAAGCCCTTCCGGTTGGGGTCGGCGTGTGTTGGTGGTGTTTCTCCGGTTCACTGGATTCTTCTTGTTAATAAGAAGTTTGAGCTCTTCAGCAGAGATGGTGAGCAGCGctttacacaacacacacacacacacacacacccaacagagacacacacacacacacactttaatctGACTTCATGAAACACGAGGAAACAGCTAGTTAGCATCATGCTTTAATATTAGCTTGAGTTTAGCTTGTTAGCTCAACCCGCCGTTTCTCCATGTTTAAAacataataatcataataataataataataataataataataataattataataatcatcataatcataataataatcataataataaacacacacacacacacacaacagagacacagagacacacacacacacacacacacacacacacacacacacacacacacacacacacacacacacacacacacacacacacacacagagtccggTGTGGGCTCCCTGAAGCTCTCACGAGTTTACTTTAATTCAGAGctcaaatgttttaaactgtattttaatgttttttaatacaGAGAAAAGAtccataaatatataatatatatatttatatatatatatatatatattatatatatttatatatatatatataaatatataatatatatatttatatatatataactgtagTTTGAATTTATATTAAAACCCTGTTTCTGTTCTTTGACAGGCGAGAAACGCAGAGAAGGCCATGtaagtactgtgtgtgtatttgatgtTTCATTATGTACTCACTGTACATATTGTGCCTTAACGTGTACATATGAATTCTTAGTGAgactctgttctgtttttattagagATGCACAAACTGGTAAAATCAGGGCTGACCCCGATGTTTGTTAGACTCCCACAACaccaacatgaaaacaatgatgttcaacaggtgacttcatcaTCTGCTAATAAAAAcccctcttctctgaatcaggaCTGAGGTGTCAGctttaaattgatttggcaaaaacaaacaaacatcggCTACCGACGTTGGATCCATCCGTCGCCGATATCTGTCGATAAAGATGTTGAATCGACTCGTTTTTCATCgacaaacatgagagaaaaagatGTCATGAAACAAACGTCGGAGCGGGCCTGATTTTCCTAATCGTGCATTTCTAGAGATTATTGATAATGAACTCATTGCTCAGTTATTATGGCATTATAGCCAACAACAGATAGTTACGTCTGAATGTCATGGAGGTGTAATGGGGGACAAAGTGTAGTAACagcagaggcgttacagaggagagacaggatcaGCGCTGCCCACAGAGTgtgcatgactgtgtgtgtgtgtgtgtgtgtgtgtgtgtgtgtgtgtgtgtgtgtgtgtgtgtgtgtgtgtgtgtgtgtgtgtgtgtgtgtgtgttgtgtgtgtgtgtgttgtgtgtgtgtgtgtgtgtgtgtgtgtcagtgtgtgtgtgtgtgtgtgtgtgtgtgtgtgtgtgtgtgtgtgtgtgtgtgagacggctgagcttagttacggcgCCTCTGCTGAAAAAGCCGTGTGAACAGAGCGATAGTTCCTCGTGTCTGTCAGAAACACGTCAgcatgttttctgtctctcactctgctcctctgtcGTGGCTCTCAGGACGGCTCTGGCCCGGTTCAGACAGGCTCAGCTGGAGGAGGGAAAAGTCAAGGTCAGCAAAACAACAGAATCATAAGTGTTCTTTAAGATGAACTCTATCTACTGGTCAGTTTTGATCTAAGtctgttctgtctgtctctcacctgtctgtctctcacctgtctgtctctcacctgtctgtctctcacctgtctgtctgcaggaaaGGAGACCGTTCCTGCCTCAGAGTGCAGTGAACTCCCCAAAGCGGAGAAATGGAGACGACAGGTAAAACCTCAACTTCACTTCCTTTAGAATTAGCCTCATTACCTGGTGTGTAGTTgttgtgtgtcattgtgtgtagttgttgttgtgtagttGTTGTGTGAGTGCGTCATACCGATTGAAGTAGAAACCTCCAGtgtgtgaaaaaacaacaacactgcagttccttgagtgtccactagaggccgAAATGAAAAGCTTAAGAATCCACTGAAGGTCATAACGTCGGAATCCCaaaaagtttgtttgtgtttcagatcaTCAGCGAGGTCTCAAAGAAAGTGGCTCAGATCCAGAACGGTGAGTACTCGACTGACTCACCTGAAACCTGAACAGACCTGAAGAGTCACAGGGAACATATGAGACCGAGTCTGGAACCAGATCCAGCAggaccccctctctctctctctctctctctctctctcccctgtctctctctctctctgactctctctgtctctctctctctctctctctctgactctctctgtctctctctctctctctctctctctctctctccctgtctctctctctctctgactctctctgtctctctctctctctctctctgtctctctctgtctctctctctgtctctctccctctctctctctctctctctctctctctctctgtctctctctctctctgtctctctctctctctgtctctctctgtctctctctctgtctctctccctctctctctctctctctctctctctctctctctctctctctctctctctctgtctctctctctctctgactctctctgtctctctctctctctctctctgtctctctctctctctgtctctctctgtctctctctctgtctctctctctctctctctctctgactctctctgtctctctctctctcgtctctctgactctctctgtctctctctctctctgactctctctgtctctctctctctctgtctctctctctctctctctctgtctctctctctctctgtctgtcctctctcgctctgtctctctctctctctgactgtctctctctctctgtctctgtctct contains:
- the LOC110006099 gene encoding pyruvate dehydrogenase [acetyl-transferring]-phosphatase 1, mitochondrial isoform X1; amino-acid sequence: MLGRTGALTGRCRFELHQCCYLSSSAPPPELPRLHYPAGSGSRKYRAEQEVGPMSPAQISRILKANEYSHTLPRGPASHGVLGFHSNMLPSNHPGEDRRSSATCLPGRGGVLFGVFDGHAGPACAHAVSQRLLYYIAVATLPLRTLAELEQAVEEERAVPPLLEWHKYPQDHPDGGASFFHSLRHYWQERLEDEDEEEEEEAEPEEDCGRVTSALVNAFRRLDYDISVEAQVHLSMSSPSRRLSLPGEGLSVSSPLRVALSGCTACVTHISNGVLHVANLGDSRAVLGVQESDGSWSAVSLSNDHNAQNPDELQRILGEHPPSEWRTVVRHDRLLGLLLPFRAFGDVRFKWSAETLNRVYETRPDLMSVVSEAVRTSTLHYLTPPYLSAQPEVTRHRIRPSDKFLVLATDGLWELMHRQTVVELVGEQLTGLQQQAPIIPGAGTTLGGLQRLLLERKGRVLSVLEDQNATTHLLRHALGDDGYGSVAPNRLAKMLSLPTDLARRYRDDITITVIQLNEVDL
- the LOC110006099 gene encoding pyruvate dehydrogenase [acetyl-transferring]-phosphatase 1, mitochondrial isoform X2, giving the protein MLGRTGALTGRCRFELHQCCYLSSSAPPPELPRLHYPAGSGSRKYRAEQEVGPMSPAQISRILKANEYSHTLPRGPASHGVLGFHSNMLPSNHPGEDRRSSATCLPGRGGVLFGVFDGHAGPACAHAVSQRLLYYIAVATLPLRTLAELEQAVEEERAVPPLLEWHKYPQDHPDGGASFFHSLRHYWQERLEDEDEEEEEEAEPEEDCGRVTSALVNAFRRLDYDISVEAQVHLSMSSPRRLSLPGEGLSVSSPLRVALSGCTACVTHISNGVLHVANLGDSRAVLGVQESDGSWSAVSLSNDHNAQNPDELQRILGEHPPSEWRTVVRHDRLLGLLLPFRAFGDVRFKWSAETLNRVYETRPDLMSVVSEAVRTSTLHYLTPPYLSAQPEVTRHRIRPSDKFLVLATDGLWELMHRQTVVELVGEQLTGLQQQAPIIPGAGTTLGGLQRLLLERKGRVLSVLEDQNATTHLLRHALGDDGYGSVAPNRLAKMLSLPTDLARRYRDDITITVIQLNEVDL
- the LOC136179312 gene encoding tumor necrosis factor receptor superfamily member 10C-like isoform X1, with product MSGSSRGEQLCVCARLNVCAPRRRAAVSLCPAVNHPPCRSRCGTPSMGLQRPLQEQTSTPSMGLQRPLQEQMGTPLMGLQRPLQEQTGDAIDGTPAPPAGTDGYVIDGTPAPPAGTDGYVIDGTPAPPVGTDVGRHRWDSSAPCRNRRGTPSMGLQRPLQEQTGDAIDGTPAPPAGTDGDAIDGTPAPPAGTDGYAIDGTPAPPAGTDGDRHRWNEGFGS
- the LOC136179312 gene encoding uncharacterized protein isoform X2; the encoded protein is MGLQRPLQEQTSTPSMGLQRPLQEQMGTPLMGLQRPLQEQTGDAIDGTPAPPAGTDGYVIDGTPAPPAGTDGYVIDGTPAPPVGTDVGRHRWDSSAPCRNRRGTPSMGLQRPLQEQTGDAIDGTPAPPAGTDGDAIDGTPAPPAGTDGYAIDGTPAPPAGTDGDRHRWNEGFGS